From Lolium perenne isolate Kyuss_39 chromosome 5, Kyuss_2.0, whole genome shotgun sequence, a single genomic window includes:
- the LOC127301574 gene encoding F-box protein At5g07610 translates to MLKGRRSKRRRCPAYRLTNDLVVEILSRLPARSVCRFKCVSRTWRDLISHSVNRKKLAQTLAGFFTMHDDDTDTMPWSVLHFTNVSGRAPPLISPSFDFLPVHTRVFPLNSCNGLILCACDPIGDMTEFHDFVCNPTTKEWVALPDSKLGHMRRIRFLGFNPAVSPHFYVFEFFVDYERFPPLLNRVEVYSSETGERVHSEDNDVLPFDRTLSRGYRSMRMMW, encoded by the coding sequence ATGTTGAAGGGTAGAAGGTCAAAGAGAAGGAGGTGCCCTGCGTACAGACTAACCAATGACCTTGTCGTTGAGATCCTCTCTCGCCTCCCTGCCAGATCGGTCTGTCGCTTCAAGTGTGTGTCCAGGACATGGAGGGACCTCATCTCACACTCCGTAAACCGTAAGAAGCTTGCCCAGACCCTGGCTGGCTTCTTCACTATGCATGACGACGATACCGATACCATGCCATGGTCAGTTCTCCATTTCACTAATGTCTCTGGCAGAGCCCCCCCGTTGATCTCACCCTCGTTTGACTTCCTTCCAGTCCACACACGCGTCTTTCCCTTGAACAGCTGCAACGGCCTTATCCTCTGTGCATGTGATCCTATCGGGGATATGACAGAATTCCATGACTTCGTGTGCAATCCTACAACAAAAGAGTGGGTTGCATTGCCGGATTCCAAACTTGGCCACATGAGGCGGATTAGATTTCTGGGTTTCAATCCCGCCGTGTCACCCCACTTCTATGTATTTGAATTCTTTGTGGACTATGAGCGTTTCCCTCCATTGCTCAACCGAGTGGAGGTGTACTCCTCTGAAACTGGAGAACGAGTTCACAGTGAGGACAATGATGTTCTCCCTTTTGATCGTACATTGTCAAGAGGATATCGGTCTATGCGGATGATGTGGTGA
- the LOC127301573 gene encoding probable CCR4-associated factor 1 homolog 7: protein MATPAVEKPEGVEIREVWADNLEAEFAVIRDLVDDYPYVAMDTEFPGVVCRPLGTFKSPADFNYATLKANVDMLKLIQLGLTFSNSDGTLPTPNNRPCVWQFNFRGFDPRTDVAAADSIDLLRRSGIDFARHASDGACARRFAELLMSSGVVLNPDIHWVTFHSGYDFGYLLKLLTGSTLPDTSAGFFDLIRIYFPVVYDIKHLMRFCNSLHGGLNKLAELLDVERVGICHQAGSDSLLTALSFNKLKDSYFGGLTERYAGVLYGLGTEGGETTSVH, encoded by the coding sequence ATGGCGACGCCGGCCGTCGAGAAGCCCGAGGGGGTGGAGATCCGCGAGGTGTGGGCGGACAACCTCGAGGCCGAGTTCGCGGTGATCCGGGACCTCGTGGACGACTACCCGTACGTGGCCATGGACACGGAGTTCCCGGGCGTGGTCTGCCGCCCGCTGGGCACCTTCAAGTCCCCCGCCGACTTCAACTACGCCACGCTCAAGGCCAACGTCGACATGCTCAAGCTCATCCAGCTGGGCCTCACCTTCTCCAACTCCGACGGCACCCTCCCCACCCCAAACAACCGCCCCTGCGTCTGGCagttcaacttccggggcttcgaCCCGCGCACCGACGTGGCCGCCGCCGACTCCATCGACCTGCTCCGGCGCAGCGGGATCGACTTCGCGCGCCACGCCTCCGACGGCGCCTGCGCGCGCCGCTTCGCCGAGCTGCTCATGTCCTCCGGCGTCGTGCTCAACCCGGACATCCACTGGGTCACCTTCCACAGCGGCTACGACTTCGGGTACCTCCTCAAGCTGCTCACCGGCTCAACCCTGCCCGACACCAGCGCGGGGTTCTTCGACCTCATCCGGATCTACTTCCCCGTCGTCTACGACATCAAGCACCTCATGCGCTTCTGCAACAGCCTCCACGGCGGCCTCAACAAGCTCGCCGAGCTGCTCGACGTCGAGCGGGTCGGGATCTGCCACCAGGCGGGATCCGACTCCCTGCTCACCGCGCTGTCGTTCAACAAGCTCAAGGACTCCTACTTTGGCGGGTTGACCGAGAGATACGCCGGTGTGTTGTATGGTCTAGGCACGGAGGGCGGGGAAACCACCTCTGTTCACTGA